The genomic region GTCAGGCAAGTATCTTGATTACTCTCTACACCACTCAACCATGTGAGCACATCTGCTACATCTTCCATGAAATTGGCAGTAGACGATTTCTTTAATTGTGAGTGTGAATCATGAATTTGatcccttatatccttcaacagaTCTGAGCAGTCTTCAAGAGCCGAAACATTGGGATTTCTTTTTTTGAGCTTTTCTATAAACCTGGAAACAGGTTTCGCTACTTCACTAGACAAACGGACTGCAATAACAGAAAGCTGGGTTAAATCTGCCTCCAAAGCCCCAGAAGCTTTGGACAATGATGAAACGCAAAAGTGTGTATATAAGGCATTACTGCAGGCATTACTAATTGTATCGGAAGTCTGAGCCCAGCCTCCATGAATTGCTAAAAACACGATTGCACACAAGAGATCACTTCTGTAGGACGCCATGCTTGGAATCAGCTGCTGCTTATTCAACTACTCTATCGAAATCACCAAGTGAATCAACTGCTTCAACCGAGTTCTTCTATTGATGTTTCCCTCGCTTCTGGGACAATAACTCAATCCGAATCGATTAGATACAAAACTTTCAAGGTTattatgttggaatgtgaagtcaatTAGGACTCTATTTCTGTATGTGTCAGACAAGTTTTCTTCAATTAAGACTCTATAAATTATTAAGTGATTCATAGTAGAATCAAGTTGAACTCTATATGTGTCAGTCTTGTAGATGATTCAGAGTCACATATAGACTTAGTCAATAATATGACTATAATGATGATATTAGAAAAATTAGTGACAAATTTGAAAACTTAATAGCTAAATTAGAttcaaacaataaattaattattagaagtacctactatatatatatatatatatataatgaaatgaCAGATACAAAAGAGAAAGGTAATATAATGAAATCATAGACACAAAAATTGAAATACTGATTCATGTCAaactatatttaattattaatgtcGTAGCTTTATTTACTAATATCATCACTCTACATTGCCTTTTATGTTAAAAGATTTAATGATCATAAAACCATACTCTTGCCCATTTACCGATAAATACAATTACGAATTTAAATATTATAAGGTTGGTCAAATTAAAAAGTGTTCTCCCTTGCTATTCATGTAGTGACAAGAATATAAAAACAAAGAGCAATTAAGATTCTTGCAATTTATGCAAAAATCTACGCTTGTAAGACAGAATGCTTTTCTCAATTCCCTCAAAATTATACGCAATTATAGTAATCGTGCTTAAATTCTTCCAAATATAATGTATGTTGTGCATTTAAATCAAGAAACTAAATTATAGTTTCCAGTCCACTCTGGATCCCAACTGTCAGCTTTTTATTACAAAAAGTAAAAATAGAAATCAATCTTCATTAATCAGAACTATATAAACTATATTGTTAAATTGGTTTCCAGATTTAGATTTGCTCAAGCAAACTATCCATGACAATTCTAATGCTCTTATTCTGAATCACAACATAAATCTACATTTCAATTAACAACCAtacaaatcaaaataataattaaaaacatCCTAGTTCGACTCCAAACTCTATATGATCAATTAAAAGATCATATGATAAAACAAGGAATCTTTGGATTGTAAAGGTTGTGTAACATTCTTGTGATTAATTCACTAGACTTGGATCTTCTTCCCAATTCCTCTAATGTGTGAGTCAAAAGACCAAACTTTTTGCGTTTATTGTTTGAAGATGGCTCTACAACATCTTTAGAAACCCTAACTTTCTTTAGCAGATTTTATTTCTCATCTGCATAACACAAACGCAAGGGTAaattttattgcaaacaaaaagatTTAATAAATGGGCATATAACATATTACATATTTGATTCCTCAATACCTCAAGAAGAGTGAGTCTTAACCCTTACTAACATTATTTTTTGCCCTACATTTTGACCTTGATCTGGACTTCAAATTTTTCATGAGAAGTCCAATCAGTTGGGTAACAGAGATTTTCTTGCATGTTAAATTTTCTTCACTTTCTCGCAGGCCATTTTGACGCATCTTGGGTCCATTAGAATTCTCCAACTTCAGATAAAATCTTTCAAGACCAAAATTTTTCAGCTCATGTTTGCGTGCTTCATCATCGACACTTAAATCATCATCGATAGCTTGCTTGAGCAAATATAAGGCCTGTACATTTTTGCTATCATTTCTTACTTGAGGAAATTGGCTTTCAATTTCATTAGAAACAACTTATGAGTAATTATCTTCCTTCCTGGAAAAGCACATACCCATGTACGTGTCTTTATTATCAGTGTCTATGAAAACACAGATCGATTAGCTTAAGTAAGAACACATCTAGCATTTAAATTCAACTCTCTACATTTGAAGAAAAACAATTgtcaatttctaaaatcatcagTTTTGATAGCTGATGTGGTGGAGGAAAGTTTTTGATCAGATAACTAAAAGGAAACCTGTACGCTGATGAATCAGAGGCAATATCTTGAGTTCAGTCATTAATTTCCTAGAAAGTGCCATGCGCCAAAATCAAGTATTTTAATGGCACTACAAAACCAAATAGAAGATCAATTGTAAATATAACTTCGGAGGAATTATAAATTAACAGAGACTTTTTCTTTActatgtacaatttttttttatgtgtgGTCTATTTTTAAAAGTCAATTTTTGTGTCAAGAATTGAAATAGTTGGGTAGAATAGGCAGCTGTTGATTTTCCCCTATTAAAGTCCAAATGTAATGAAGTTTTTCCTTGAACATCAAATTTGATTGATTGTGTATTTGTTGAAATCAATTTAATGTTCGATATAAAGAGCTGATAACTATATAGAATGTTTGCGATCTATACAACTATTAGCTCATTGGAGATTTATGGCAACTAGATATAGCTGTTATAAATATGTAGATCCCAATCAAAAGAAGAAGGTTTCTGACCATTCTTGTATAGGATTATCTATAGGAGATTATGTGGGATCAAATTATGTGTTCCATATTCTGAtagttaaaataatatatattttatatgagaCTAAGAAGTTAAATTTTAATGCAAAAACCTCTCTAAAGTTGGACTTCTTCATGTCTAATTGGGATGTTCGGGGATAATCTAACTATCTCTAAGCTTACATTTAATAATCTTTTATTTAAGTTTTATTACTTAATTTTTTTAGGCGTTTTGAAACCATTATAAAGCTATTTTAATTATACTTGTAATATAATATATGGAGATTATCTAAGTAGGATTGGATCTTTGATGTATGTCTAATTGTATAATATTACTAGGATCTTTGATTTTTATATATCTATAAGTATAGTTTTATTGTAGATTCATATGAATATCTTTCTTAGTTTAagttttttaaatctatttttcaaTGAATAGGCATACATCTTCATGGTCAAGTGATCAACatttctttaaaataaatattattttcccTCCCTTATAGTTTACATGCATTTCTAGATCCTCGCAATATACATTGTTCAATAATAcaaattgtagtgtcgtaaattatatCTCATTTATAATTTCATACTTTATCTAGGTCCTTGGTTTAGTGTGTTCTCTCTTGGGTCATTTCAAGCCTATTTGGGCCTTATCACATTCTAATATTATTATATGTCAAGATTGAGACAAGATTATTATGTACTAGACTCCAATGCTTTGTCATTGCCCTTTCTAGCTCTTTTTCTAGTGGACTGTAGCACCTAGCTCTATATTCCTAGTGGACTAGGGCACCAACACCCTAGTCACTCCAAAAGGGGTCCAAATTGAAGCTTGTGCAAGTGTTGATTTCTACCATTTATAATCCAATCCCTATATTTTCATTTGACCATTGGAAGTCACCCTAAATtaggaaataccttgagaaccctatataagtcAATTATTTATCATTTACAAATCAATCTAGTGATTCTATCATCATAATTCAAGAGTTGTAATCCTTTAGTCAAGAGTATAATTGAGTACATGGAGCAACAAGCTACAAAAATCAATTTTAAAGTATGGTTTCATGATGGATTATGTTATGATTTGTTATGTTATTGaatcaacacttggaggacttgTCTAAAGAGCATTGTATCACCACCATTATTGACCTAAGGTATAATATTGTCAATTGAGCATTTTATTTATGATTCAGAATTTTCTCTACCAGGGGTAAGCTCTCTTTTACATCATTATTActattgtggaggtgggaacaacATCATgggatttgacttaggcaagcccctatacagcaCAACCATTTTTCCCTTTTATTTGTGTAGGTAGAAATTTGATAgcaaaaaattgtaaatttgcacAAAGTAGACTATAATGCATAGTCTCAAATTTTGAAGAGGTAAAAACCCCTAGAATATGTTGATTATCTTACTTGTTCAATAGTTTTAGGATGAATTTTGGAGTAAAATGCCCAAAGGGGCTCCTAATCTAGAATCTAGAGATTTCAATTGACATACACACCTTCATAATATTTATGGCACCTAGCTCACTAGTTGAGCACTTTCAACTCTATATTTCAGCTACATGTTCTTCTATGTCTCTCATTTCTAGACCTAAGCTTTTGTGTTGAATTCAAGTTCTATATCTTTCTATTTATACTATATCTTgtcaattttatattattttagctAGACATTGCATATTCATACCAAATCAtaccaaatcaaacaatactccTTCAAAAGGAAACAATTAATCAAAGTGTTCGGCTCTCCTTTGGACTAAAGTTGAACCTTGTTTTGTGTTCCCCAATGAAGGAAACAATGAATATAGAAATAGTGAATGAATAAGATCTTAGTTTTAATTTCTAGAATAATACTCCTATTTTAATCTTTACACTAAATAATCAATGTGTTTTGGGAAAATAGCGATATAAACTTATAATTTGTTATAATTTCTTGCATTTTACAATCTCTTATTTATATCTTATTTAGAGATCTATATGTATTTTATTAACAACCAATATATTATTCATGTAgtaaaaaaaattggtgttatttTTATACAAAGGATATGACTACTAAAAGatatgcatattttttatttatttattgttaatttTAATGTTTTAAACCTATTCGATCACCCTCCATGTTTTTCTATTAAAACCAAAATTCTTGTGTAGGAAAGTTCAAGGGAGATTATATTAGGGGATATAAATTGATTTGTTATAATTTATTATTGCATGCTATAATATAATGTTAATCTCTTATTTGTAGGTCTATGTCTTTTATCAACAATCATTATTTAAGTATCTAGTAGCAAACCTTTGGAGTCTTTCTATACAAAGGACATGGCTACTAAAGATTCATATTCATTATTATCTTTTATCTTTAATTGACATATTTTAAACCTCATAGATCTATTTCTTCAATGATAATCCTATATGCGGTCATACTGGTATGAAAGTGAAGAATTTTAGTTCCATGGTGATGTCTAATTGTATACTTTCCAATGAACTCTCTATTCTTATCCATAGGATTAATAATTTGAGATGTGATGAAATTTATTAACACTTTAGTTGAAGGAGAATTCTCTTCATTTTTTctataaaaaatatttatctttttctttctagaTAATCTCTTCATTCCCTTGATCAAGCCCATTTTACCGTGGTGTGTATTTTTCTAGATGCTCTCATTTATCATGAAATATGTATCCCATAACATTTATTTATCTGTTTCTATTTTGTTCTTCatattttcttgttatttgttgatACATCTTGATATCACAATCTATATTATATTTATATCCTTCTTTGTTTGTGTAGTGTCATCATAGATGTCCTTGACTAATTTCTCTATACTTATTCCTATTATAGAACAAttgatttattatattttgtatattATCTTCTTCTACCACAACATTCTTAGCTAGTAGGCTAGAAAAGGCCTTATTGGTGGACTTAATGGTCTAACTTCTCACTCTTGGCTTGGCCTTGTCATTTTAAAAATAGAGAGTATCTACTTTCTACTTATACACAATCTCCTTGTTTTATAGATCTCTTTTTGTGCTTTATTTTTTAGGGAGAAGTCTAATTCTCAAGAAACTTGTTCTAATGCTATCTACTATTTGTatttccttctttctttttcccTTAATGGTCTCAATAAATTCCTTCAAAAAATTGTATAGTATATCTACCATTACATAATGAATACTTCCAATGAAGTCCAGTATAACTTGGAGAATAAtcctctcattctctacaaaaaaaTTTCAATATAGTTGTGCTACTTCCAATCATTTTCCTAGTGTAAAACGcgatctataaaaaaaattgatttattttttttatctttcttcgtATGTGCCTAAGATTTGATATTTTCCGTTCTATTATTTTTGGCCCTTTTTTCTtccatatttttaattttaatattttatcccTTTTGACACTTTATGGCACTTTTGTTGCAAGGATTGTGCTAaaatttcttcctcctcttcatcttCCCCTTCCTCATTAATTGAGATAATTTTGTACTTCACATTTTCatgttattttatttttggatGAGAGCATCCAAATTATCCTTTATTTTTCTTGACGCTTGTATTGAAaggaaattagaaaataagaaatacaaatttcaaaaaaataaataaatctaagtcAATTAATCCTCATGGCATAACACATATGATTGATTGAATTGAGGATTAATATTGACAAAATGAATTTGTATAAGGTGTGAGattttaaaatgataaggaaatgaTCTTGTTTATAGactttataataaataaaaatggaATATAAGGATAAAAATAATGGCAATGAGTCAACTCAGCTACAAATTATTATTTGTTCTATTTTGAGTGCATGAGAAGATAATAATGAATTATTCATTTAATGATGGATAAATGCGTAGACATAATTTTTTCATTTAAAGATTGAGTTAACtaataaaagaagaagaaatttttgAATGGAAACGAGTTTACTTATGAAGAAGATTATGTTTCTAAAATTAAGAAGATTTAATTTAGGAATATGTGTTAACTTTCACACCCAActaggggatgaccctttggtgaaatggttcATCTCTACCGTGTTAACAATGGAGCATGCTTTAACCTGGGgaaaaccttggagaaatagtggggcttatTGCCTATAGTGCTTACATCCTTAGTTCAAACCATATATATAAAAAACTAAAATGTGTATGTGATAAGCATGGAGGTGCGCACACGAGGAGCAGTGACAGCTAGGGTTGTGGGTGATGTTGTAGGGGAGGAGGACAACGGTGAC from Cryptomeria japonica chromosome 3, Sugi_1.0, whole genome shotgun sequence harbors:
- the LOC131043364 gene encoding pectinesterase inhibitor 6-like; translation: MASYRSDLLCAIVFLAIHGGWAQTSDTISNACSNALYTHFCVSSLSKASGALEADLTQLSVIAVRLSSEVAKPVSRFIEKLKKRNPNVSALEDCSDLLKDIRDQIHDSHSQLKKSSTANFMEDVADVLTWLSGVESNQDTCLTGLKESNVPATLVSSVKDNTDNLTMLISDALAVVSTLGQQGHI